A stretch of the Treponema primitia ZAS-1 genome encodes the following:
- a CDS encoding UPF0175 family protein — MQLTLDIPDTVNLTASDAQIMLAVKLFETKKLPLGKAAEVAGLSYRTFHELLIKYDVPIITMTKDDVRMEVENAQKYL; from the coding sequence ATGCAGCTTACCTTGGACATTCCGGATACCGTTAATTTAACCGCATCCGATGCCCAAATCATGCTTGCGGTCAAACTTTTTGAGACAAAAAAATTGCCCCTGGGCAAAGCTGCCGAAGTCGCCGGGCTTTCATACCGTACCTTTCATGAGCTTCTTATCAAGTATGATGTTCCTATCATCACCATGACCAAGGACGATGTGCGGATGGAAGTGGAGAATGCCCAAAAATACCTATGA